The Puntigrus tetrazona isolate hp1 chromosome 16, ASM1883169v1, whole genome shotgun sequence genome includes a region encoding these proteins:
- the sbk3 gene encoding uncharacterized serine/threonine-protein kinase SBK3 — MTSAPNELDELCYLTAQSMTSLVTSQHFKLIKKLGEGSYGKVMLAVHQRRGTPMALKFFPRRSTTLQAFLREYNLSVSYCTHPSLTRALGIFYSTPSHYVFAQEAGLYGDLYDVIVSEEGVSEESAQRVMSQLSGAVSHLHSLGFVHRDIKPENIFLCDRACRWVKLGDFGLARAQGTEVRAVWYNSPFCVPEVEGAKTASDAEEAEDIWMSVEPSLDTWALGILIYCLLTSCFPWEESTSDDPSYCSYRDWFNRIQQREKTQDTEAETDVPPQFDSLSSFVLTLLRKLLNPLPRLRPGPDEILSYLGGPWLLKTEKEEKRREQEAQVEAKKMLERGGVEGEKEMLGRRER, encoded by the exons ATGACT TCTGCACCTAATGAACTGGACGAGCTGTGCTACCTCACGGCCCAGTCCATGACATCACTGGTGACATCACAGCACTTCAAGCTGATCAAAAAGCTGGGAGAGGGCTCGTACGGCAAGGTGATGCTGGCGGTGCACCAGAGGAGAG GAACCCCGATGGCTCTGAAGTTCTTCCCCCGCCGCTCCACCACTCTCCAAGCTTTCCTGCGGGAATACAACCTCTCCGTCTCCTATTGCACACATCCTTCTCTAACACGGGCTCTAGGCATCTTCTACTCCACTCCTTCTCACTATGTCTTTGCCCAGGAGGCTGGTCTCTATGGCGACCTGTATGACGTCATCGTGTCAGAG GAGGGGGTGAGTGAGGAGTCTGCACAGCGTGTGATGTCTCAGCTGAGCGGTGCTGTGTCTCATCTTCATTCTCTTGGCTTTGTGCACCGTGACATCAAGCCAGAGAACATCTTCCTGTGCGACCGCGCTTGTCGCTGGGTCAAACTGGGCGACTTTGGCCTGGCTCGAGCACAAGGGACCGAGGTCCGTGCTGTGTGGTACAACTCCCCTTTCTGTGTGCCTGAGGTGGAGGGAGCCAAGACAGCCAGCGATGCAGAGGAAGCGGAGGACATCTGGATGTCCGTGGAGCCCAGTTTGGATACTTGGGCTTTGGGGATCCTCATATACTGCCTGCTGACGAGCTGCTTCCCCTGGGAGGAGAGCACTTCTGATGACCCCTCCTACTGCTCGTACAGAGACTGGTTCAACCGAATTCAGCAGAGAGAGAAGACACAAGACACTGAGGCCGAAACTGATGTGCCCCCACAGTTTGACTCTTTAAGCTCCTTCGTTCTTACGTTGCTGAGAAAGCTGCTGAACCCGCTGCCCCGGCTTCGGCCCGGGCCTGATGAGATCCTGTCTTACCTCGGAGGACCTTGGTTACtgaagacagagaaagaggagaagaggagagagCAGGAGGCACAAGTAGAGGCCAAGAAGATGCTTGAGAGAGGAGGGGTGGAAGGGGAAAAAGAGATGTTGGGACGGAGGGAGAGATAA